Proteins encoded in a region of the Thermocaproicibacter melissae genome:
- a CDS encoding cell division protein FtsQ/DivIB: protein MQRDGGRGYQPSLRNPRTERAGYYRAEQQAPAFSEKARERALRRRKHRRRVLIAFYLTLFIVVLSVAAILSVTVLFKITDISVSGKTRYTEEQIIQASGIKIGDNLVLTRTKEDVQKIRTSLPYIGSVRISKHFPTGISIAVEEAKIVGAVVYGSGYAIIGSDETVLETASSAPESCMTIEGLNIKKAQAGSKIEFADSMQETAFRSTLEAIKESGISNITSSDFSQVSRILLIYDGRITINLGTATDLPYKLKFAKEILKTQIKPTETGTLNMSTAGDTDRAYFDPNTATVSSATAKK, encoded by the coding sequence ATGCAGAGGGACGGGGGAAGAGGCTATCAGCCCTCTCTGCGCAATCCACGTACGGAGAGGGCTGGCTACTACCGAGCAGAGCAGCAGGCGCCGGCTTTTTCCGAAAAGGCCAGAGAACGCGCTCTTCGCCGCCGGAAACACCGGAGACGTGTGCTGATAGCGTTTTACCTTACCCTGTTCATTGTCGTTTTAAGCGTTGCGGCTATCCTTTCGGTAACGGTTCTGTTTAAGATTACCGATATCAGCGTAAGCGGAAAAACACGGTATACGGAAGAACAAATCATACAGGCAAGCGGCATCAAAATTGGGGACAACCTTGTGCTAACAAGAACAAAAGAGGATGTGCAAAAGATCCGAACATCACTTCCATACATAGGTTCTGTCAGGATATCGAAACATTTCCCCACGGGGATCTCCATTGCAGTGGAAGAAGCAAAAATCGTAGGCGCGGTCGTGTATGGTTCAGGCTACGCTATCATCGGCAGTGATGAGACAGTTCTTGAAACGGCTTCTTCTGCCCCAGAAAGTTGCATGACCATAGAGGGGCTGAACATTAAAAAAGCACAGGCAGGTTCAAAAATCGAGTTTGCGGATTCCATGCAGGAAACCGCCTTCCGCAGTACGCTAGAAGCAATCAAGGAAAGTGGCATCAGCAACATAACTTCCTCGGATTTTTCACAGGTTTCCCGCATCTTACTCATTTATGACGGACGGATTACCATTAACTTAGGAACAGCAACAGACCTGCCCTATAAGCTAAAATTTGCCAAAGAAATCCTAAAAACCCAAATTAAGCCTACTGAAACAGGTACCCTCAATATGTCGACGGCAGGAGACACCGATCGGGCATATTTTGACCCAAACACTGCAACGGTTTCTTCTGCAACAGCAAAAAAATAG
- the ftsZ gene encoding cell division protein FtsZ has product MPFEIDNDFDNIVQIKVIGVGGGGGNAVDRMVTAGVQGVEFISINTDKQALYRSKATQKIQIGEKITHGKGAGSNPETGQKAADESREAIAAAIRGSDMVFITAGMGGGTGTGAAPIVAEIAHDMGVLTVGIVTKPFEFEGRRRMEQAESGIAALKEHVDSLVVIPNERLKLVSEQRITLLNAFSVADDVLRQGVQSISDLIKLPGLVNLDFADVTAVMKDAGYAHMGVGHASGKDKAEEAAKMAISSPLLETSINGARGVIINITSSPDIGLDEMELASSMISQQAHEDANIIWGAAFDENMDDEMSVTVIATGFPTADAEEPFTIKRSQNKQESAGKAESGKNSSNEDMVADDDFTDIMQIFSRKN; this is encoded by the coding sequence ATGCCTTTTGAGATTGACAACGACTTTGACAATATCGTTCAGATAAAAGTAATCGGTGTCGGCGGGGGCGGCGGAAATGCAGTCGACCGCATGGTTACCGCGGGTGTACAGGGTGTAGAATTCATCAGCATAAATACCGACAAGCAAGCACTGTACCGTTCTAAGGCGACACAGAAAATTCAAATCGGCGAAAAGATTACGCATGGTAAAGGCGCCGGTTCCAATCCTGAAACAGGACAAAAAGCAGCCGATGAAAGCCGTGAGGCGATTGCCGCTGCGATTCGCGGGAGCGATATGGTCTTCATCACCGCAGGCATGGGCGGCGGCACCGGAACAGGTGCAGCACCAATCGTTGCCGAAATTGCTCACGATATGGGCGTCCTCACGGTCGGTATTGTGACAAAGCCGTTCGAGTTTGAAGGCCGCCGTCGTATGGAACAGGCGGAAAGCGGCATTGCGGCGCTGAAAGAACATGTAGATTCCCTTGTTGTGATTCCGAATGAGCGTTTGAAACTTGTCAGCGAACAGCGCATTACGCTGCTCAATGCGTTCTCTGTTGCAGACGATGTCCTGCGTCAGGGCGTTCAGAGTATTTCTGACCTGATTAAACTGCCGGGCCTTGTCAATTTGGACTTCGCAGATGTCACCGCAGTCATGAAGGATGCAGGTTACGCACACATGGGCGTAGGACATGCCTCCGGTAAAGACAAGGCGGAAGAAGCGGCAAAAATGGCAATTTCCAGCCCGCTGCTCGAAACATCTATCAATGGTGCACGCGGCGTGATTATCAATATCACTTCTTCGCCAGATATCGGCCTTGACGAAATGGAATTGGCTTCGTCCATGATTTCCCAGCAGGCGCACGAAGATGCGAACATCATCTGGGGTGCCGCGTTTGATGAGAATATGGATGATGAAATGAGCGTAACGGTTATTGCCACCGGTTTTCCAACAGCGGATGCCGAAGAGCCATTTACGATTAAAAGATCTCAGAACAAGCAAGAATCGGCAGGAAAGGCTGAGTCCGGAAAGAATTCCAGCAACGAAGACATGGTTGCTGACGATGATTTTACGGATATCATGCAGATTTTCAGCCGCAAGAATTAA
- a CDS encoding magnesium transporter CorA family protein, whose amino-acid sequence MLSYYKTQDGRMMQIPECEPGCWINCVAPDDREINSLISDFNIEPDFFRAAMDEEESSHIDHEDQNTLIVIDIPVVEKEGKSITYTTMPLGIIITERNVITVSIKDNPVVGEFAQGLVRGVQTNLKTRFVLHIMLRVASRYLQYLKQIDKISNYVETELRRSMRNAELLQLLSIEKSLVYFSSSLKGNEITLEKIMRGRVLKLYEDDQDLLEDVLIEVKQAIDMSNIYLNIVNGIMGASSSVISNNLNTVMRHLVSVLLLAALPMTIFGLYGMNVKGIPLPQFWFPLALAVVLTGGLFAFLKKKKMLD is encoded by the coding sequence ATGCTGTCCTATTACAAAACGCAAGACGGGCGCATGATGCAGATTCCAGAGTGCGAACCGGGTTGCTGGATTAACTGCGTCGCACCAGACGACAGAGAAATTAACAGCCTGATTTCAGATTTTAACATTGAGCCGGATTTTTTCCGTGCGGCAATGGATGAAGAAGAATCTTCCCACATTGACCACGAAGACCAAAATACACTGATTGTCATTGATATTCCGGTTGTTGAAAAAGAAGGTAAAAGCATAACTTACACCACCATGCCGCTCGGCATTATTATCACAGAGCGCAATGTGATTACCGTTTCCATTAAGGATAACCCGGTGGTAGGAGAGTTTGCGCAGGGGCTTGTGCGCGGAGTACAGACAAACCTAAAGACGAGGTTTGTGCTCCACATTATGCTTCGGGTTGCATCGCGTTACCTTCAGTATCTGAAGCAGATTGATAAGATTAGCAATTATGTTGAAACAGAACTGAGGCGTTCCATGCGGAATGCGGAATTACTTCAGCTCCTGAGCATTGAAAAGTCGCTTGTTTATTTTTCTTCATCGCTCAAAGGCAACGAGATTACGCTAGAAAAAATCATGCGCGGCAGGGTTCTAAAGCTTTACGAGGATGATCAGGACCTTTTGGAAGATGTGCTCATAGAAGTGAAGCAGGCAATTGATATGTCAAACATTTACCTGAATATCGTAAATGGCATCATGGGCGCTTCCTCCTCGGTCATTTCCAATAATCTCAATACCGTTATGCGTCATCTGGTTTCGGTTTTACTGCTCGCAGCGCTTCCAATGACGATTTTCGGACTGTACGGAATGAACGTGAAAGGAATCCCTTTGCCGCAGTTCTGGTTCCCGCTGGCACTTGCGGTTGTGCTGACCGGCGGATTGTTTGCTTTCTTAAAAAAGAAAAAGATGTTGGATTAA
- a CDS encoding Fe-S-containing hydro-lyase, which translates to MDTRSLDVKDIESWAETLKAGDRVLLSGTVYTARDAAHKRIFAMLQEGKEPPFPLRGSVIYYAGPTPTPPGMAIGSCGPTTSARMDPYTPHLLDLGLKGMIGKGDRSPEVVEAIKQNKAVYLCAVGGAGALAAKCITSLEVIAFEDLGCESVKKLTVKDFPLIVAIDSSGGNLFEAAL; encoded by the coding sequence TTGGATACACGTTCTCTTGATGTGAAAGACATTGAGTCATGGGCAGAAACGCTGAAAGCAGGCGACCGTGTGTTGCTCAGCGGTACGGTTTACACAGCCCGTGACGCGGCACATAAGCGCATTTTTGCGATGCTTCAAGAAGGAAAGGAGCCTCCGTTTCCGCTTCGCGGCTCGGTGATCTATTATGCAGGCCCGACACCCACGCCGCCCGGTATGGCAATCGGTTCCTGCGGCCCGACCACATCAGCGCGCATGGATCCGTATACGCCCCATCTGCTCGACCTCGGCTTGAAAGGCATGATTGGAAAGGGTGACCGCTCACCGGAGGTTGTGGAGGCCATAAAACAAAACAAGGCAGTGTATCTCTGCGCTGTCGGCGGAGCCGGTGCGCTTGCCGCCAAGTGCATTACTTCCCTCGAAGTGATTGCTTTTGAAGACCTGGGCTGTGAATCGGTCAAAAAATTAACGGTAAAGGATTTCCCACTGATTGTTGCCATCGACAGCAGCGGCGGAAATCTGTTTGAGGCTGCGCTATGA
- a CDS encoding cation diffusion facilitator family transporter translates to MTKLLIHLFVRNSEKLDDPEVRRSYGRFAGIVGIITNFILFIAKIIAGTIANSIAVTTDAMNNLTDFASSIITLVGFRMASKPADREHPYGHARFEYISGLIVSLLIFVVGFEFARDSVHKILSPEKTDFSLLATLILGLSILLKLWQSLFYRKVGKLTNSETLMAASADSRSDVITTSVVLVGALITRFTGYNLDGYMGTAVAVLIMITGYRLIRQTSDPLLGAAPSHVLVDDIYRTITQKEGIIGVHDLTVHDYGPGGCFASVHCEVPAERDILESHDLIDNIEKEFLSEKGIHLVIHMDPIITDDARTNELKKQVEALLDTISPEITMHDFRVVWGPTHSNLVFDICVPFGFSMKDDELVEVVSDKIHKLNSTYYAAITVDHDYVPKS, encoded by the coding sequence ATGACAAAACTATTAATTCACCTTTTTGTGCGTAATTCCGAAAAACTCGATGACCCGGAAGTGCGCAGAAGTTATGGCCGCTTTGCGGGAATCGTCGGTATCATTACGAATTTCATCCTCTTCATCGCAAAAATCATAGCAGGAACCATTGCAAACAGTATTGCGGTTACCACCGATGCTATGAACAACCTGACTGATTTCGCGTCGTCCATCATTACCCTTGTGGGGTTCCGCATGGCTTCCAAACCGGCGGACCGCGAGCATCCTTACGGCCACGCAAGGTTTGAGTATATCAGCGGCCTTATTGTGTCGCTGCTCATCTTTGTTGTCGGTTTCGAGTTTGCCCGGGATTCTGTCCATAAAATCCTTTCACCGGAGAAAACCGATTTTTCTCTGCTCGCGACACTGATTCTCGGCCTTTCTATTTTGCTCAAACTCTGGCAGTCACTTTTCTACCGCAAAGTGGGAAAGCTCACGAATTCGGAAACGCTGATGGCTGCGTCAGCTGACAGCCGAAGCGACGTCATCACGACGTCTGTTGTCCTTGTTGGCGCCCTCATTACACGCTTTACCGGCTATAATCTGGACGGATATATGGGAACTGCCGTTGCCGTCTTGATTATGATAACGGGCTACCGGCTTATCCGCCAGACGAGCGACCCACTCCTCGGCGCGGCGCCTTCCCATGTTCTTGTAGACGATATTTACCGCACCATCACGCAAAAAGAAGGCATTATCGGAGTACATGACCTTACGGTCCACGACTACGGCCCCGGGGGATGCTTTGCTTCCGTTCACTGCGAGGTTCCTGCGGAACGCGATATTCTCGAAAGCCACGACCTCATTGATAATATTGAAAAAGAGTTCCTTTCTGAAAAAGGGATTCATCTTGTAATTCACATGGACCCGATTATTACCGATGATGCGCGCACAAACGAGCTCAAAAAACAGGTAGAAGCGCTTCTTGATACGATTTCCCCGGAAATTACAATGCACGATTTCCGCGTGGTCTGGGGGCCTACCCACTCGAATTTAGTCTTTGACATCTGTGTGCCGTTCGGTTTTTCTATGAAGGACGATGAGCTGGTCGAGGTGGTGTCGGATAAAATCCATAAGCTCAATTCAACCTATTACGCCGCCATTACAGTCGACCACGATTACGTTCCGAAAAGCTAG